One stretch of Candidatus Thorarchaeota archaeon DNA includes these proteins:
- a CDS encoding SCP2 sterol-binding domain-containing protein produces the protein MNEEKLVFPSQEWIERYKQILNENADYEDAAKDWEGDFIFEVEADGEIIEEPISFYLDLWHGKCRGAEMVEGDKSAEFTYSGPYKNWKLLFEGEIGPIRGLMARKFELQGSMSKIMRYTKAASELVSTATKVPTKYIDE, from the coding sequence ATGAATGAGGAGAAACTTGTCTTCCCGTCGCAGGAATGGATTGAGAGATACAAGCAGATATTGAATGAGAACGCGGACTATGAAGATGCCGCCAAGGACTGGGAAGGAGATTTTATTTTTGAGGTCGAAGCTGACGGTGAAATCATAGAAGAACCAATCAGCTTCTACTTGGATCTCTGGCATGGTAAATGCAGGGGTGCCGAAATGGTTGAGGGCGACAAATCGGCAGAGTTCACTTATTCTGGTCCATACAAGAACTGGAAATTACTGTTTGAGGGTGAAATAGGACCAATTCGCGGCTTGATGGCTAGGAAATTTGAACTCCAAGGGTCAATGTCCAAAATAATGCGATATACCAAGGCTGCGAGTGAGCTTGTAAGCACTGCAACAAAGGTTCCAACCAAATACATCGATGAGTAG